From a region of the Haloferax volcanii DS2 genome:
- a CDS encoding TraB/GumN family protein, translating into MNDSSPGEGHVRVVGTAHVSADSVREVEETVREERPDVVAVELDEGRYRQLKGGTPDDIEARDLLRGNTVFQFIAYWMLSYVQSRMGDQFDVKPGADMLAAVETAEEEGLDVALVDRDIQVTIQRFWQRMGTLEKMRMAGDLLFGVADARGVGAVFGIAVGVVLGPLVGLFGGAVGVTDLLLTRTATAAVFGGVAAYLLYTVASFSLDGDDAILAGLGGGAAVGIVAGFGLGVGTGFVSGLLGSLGTAIVGSLVIGVLAGVVVGVTVGAVLNAFGLFAPVEGDADADYEEFDMAELTDGDVVSAMMEEFRRFSPGGAEALIDERDAYIAHQLVALRRSGRHVVAIVGAGHREGIENYLAHPETLPPMESLVGVAEKDGFPWGKLLGFGVTAVFIAFFVLLAMAGVGNERLLTIFGAWFLINGVFAAALAKVAGARWTSALVGGLVAWMTSINPLLAPGWFTGYVELRHTPVNVGDIGTLNELLDDEETPIVELVGQMFDVPLFKLIMVVAMTNIGSIVASFLFVTYVIPVIASDLGGVAGVTNLMFEGARNSADLIWRSLT; encoded by the coding sequence ATGAACGATTCGTCGCCCGGCGAGGGCCACGTCCGCGTCGTCGGCACGGCCCACGTCTCGGCCGACAGCGTCAGAGAGGTCGAAGAGACCGTCAGAGAGGAGCGTCCCGACGTCGTCGCGGTCGAACTCGACGAGGGGCGCTACCGACAGCTGAAGGGCGGAACGCCCGACGACATCGAAGCGCGCGACCTGCTCCGCGGCAACACCGTCTTCCAGTTTATCGCCTACTGGATGCTGTCGTACGTCCAGTCGCGGATGGGAGACCAGTTCGACGTGAAGCCCGGCGCGGACATGCTCGCGGCGGTCGAGACCGCCGAGGAAGAGGGTCTCGACGTGGCGCTCGTCGACCGCGACATCCAGGTGACCATCCAGCGCTTCTGGCAGCGGATGGGCACGCTCGAAAAGATGCGCATGGCCGGCGACCTCCTGTTCGGGGTCGCCGACGCCCGCGGGGTCGGCGCGGTGTTCGGCATCGCCGTCGGCGTCGTCCTCGGGCCGCTCGTCGGCCTGTTCGGGGGCGCGGTCGGCGTCACCGACCTTCTGTTGACGCGCACGGCCACGGCCGCAGTCTTCGGTGGCGTGGCCGCGTATCTGCTCTACACCGTCGCCTCGTTCTCCCTCGACGGCGACGACGCGATTCTCGCTGGCCTCGGCGGCGGCGCGGCAGTCGGTATCGTCGCCGGCTTCGGTCTCGGAGTCGGTACCGGCTTCGTCTCCGGACTCCTCGGGAGCCTCGGCACCGCCATCGTCGGCAGCCTCGTCATCGGCGTCCTCGCGGGCGTCGTCGTGGGCGTCACCGTCGGCGCGGTCCTGAACGCCTTCGGCCTGTTCGCGCCCGTCGAGGGCGACGCCGACGCCGACTACGAGGAGTTCGACATGGCCGAACTGACCGACGGCGACGTGGTCTCGGCGATGATGGAGGAGTTCCGCCGGTTCAGCCCCGGCGGCGCGGAGGCGCTCATCGACGAGCGCGACGCCTACATCGCCCACCAGCTCGTCGCGCTCCGGCGGTCCGGTCGGCACGTCGTCGCCATCGTCGGCGCGGGCCACCGCGAGGGCATCGAGAACTACCTCGCACACCCCGAGACGCTCCCGCCGATGGAGTCGCTCGTCGGCGTCGCGGAGAAGGACGGCTTCCCGTGGGGGAAACTGCTCGGCTTCGGCGTCACCGCCGTGTTCATCGCCTTCTTCGTCCTCCTCGCGATGGCCGGCGTCGGCAACGAACGACTCCTGACCATCTTCGGCGCGTGGTTCCTCATCAACGGCGTATTCGCCGCCGCGCTCGCCAAGGTCGCCGGCGCGCGGTGGACCTCAGCCCTCGTCGGCGGCCTCGTCGCGTGGATGACCTCCATCAACCCGCTTCTCGCGCCCGGCTGGTTCACCGGCTACGTCGAACTCCGCCACACGCCGGTCAACGTCGGTGACATCGGCACGCTGAACGAGCTGCTCGACGACGAGGAGACGCCCATCGTCGAGCTCGTCGGCCAGATGTTCGACGTGCCGCTGTTCAAGCTCATCATGGTCGTCGCCATGACGAACATCGGGAGCATCGTCGCGAGCTTCCTCTTCGTCACCTACGTCATCCCCGTCATCGCCTCCGACCTCGGCGGCGTCGCGGGCGTGACGAACCTGATGTTCGAGGGCGCGCGCAACAGCGCCGACCTCATCTGGAGGTCCCTGACGTGA
- a CDS encoding zinc metalloprotease: MNVSFSSRELRDLLVAWVALGLAFAIFFAGGGNRTIQLLTNGSFGLALVVSLLTAGVGFLLHEVAHKVVAVRFNQVAEFRADYGMLAVAIMSALVGFIFAAPGAVYHHGVLTEREHGLIALAGPVTNLLLLVAFAPVLVVGVLVGSDVIQLVGSRGLIINAFLAAFNMLPLGSLDGKTVKAWSTPVFAGVLVLSILLTVGLFLFVGF, from the coding sequence GTGAACGTCTCGTTTTCCTCGCGCGAGCTCCGCGACCTGCTCGTCGCGTGGGTCGCGCTCGGCCTCGCCTTCGCCATCTTCTTCGCCGGCGGCGGCAACCGCACCATCCAACTGCTGACGAACGGGTCGTTCGGTCTCGCGCTCGTCGTGAGCCTCCTGACGGCCGGCGTGGGCTTTCTCCTCCACGAGGTCGCCCACAAGGTCGTCGCCGTCAGGTTCAATCAGGTGGCCGAGTTCCGCGCCGACTACGGCATGCTCGCGGTCGCCATCATGAGCGCGCTCGTCGGGTTCATCTTCGCCGCGCCCGGCGCGGTCTATCACCACGGCGTGCTCACAGAGCGCGAACACGGCCTCATCGCCCTCGCGGGACCGGTGACGAACCTGCTGCTCCTCGTCGCGTTCGCGCCGGTGCTCGTCGTCGGCGTCCTCGTCGGCTCCGACGTAATCCAGCTCGTCGGCTCGCGCGGGCTCATCATCAACGCCTTCCTCGCGGCGTTCAACATGCTCCCGCTCGGCTCGCTCGACGGTAAGACGGTCAAGGCGTGGAGCACGCCGGTGTTCGCCGGTGTCCTCGTCCTGTCGATTCTCCTCACCGTCGGCCTGTTCCTGTTCGTCGGGTTCTGA
- the purM gene encoding phosphoribosylformylglycinamidine cyclo-ligase, translating to MTNDDSDGMTYADAGVDIEASEAATAALVAQVGGGSGDYAGLLDIGDRYLGLATDGVGTKLLVAEALDDYSTVGIDCIAMNANDLVAAGVRPVAFVDYLAVDAPDETFAEQVGQGLAAGAEEADIELVGGETAVMPEVINGLDLAGTCAGLAKKDAIFPGEAEEGDALVGFPSSGIHSNGLTLARKAATADGDYDDDWDGDDYDTVGEALLEPTRLYTYLLDDLRAAETNAAAHVTGGGWTNLERMGEFRYVVDDAFDPQPVFEFVQERGGVSDEEMHTTFNMGTGFVAAVPEENAEALVEATDSRVIGRVEAGDGVSIRGLDL from the coding sequence ATGACGAACGACGACTCCGACGGAATGACCTACGCCGACGCGGGCGTCGACATCGAAGCGAGCGAGGCCGCGACCGCCGCGCTCGTCGCACAGGTCGGCGGCGGGTCGGGCGACTACGCCGGCCTGCTCGACATCGGCGACCGCTACCTCGGACTCGCCACCGACGGCGTCGGAACCAAACTGCTCGTCGCCGAGGCGCTCGACGACTACTCGACGGTCGGCATCGACTGCATCGCCATGAACGCCAACGACCTCGTCGCGGCCGGCGTTCGGCCCGTCGCGTTCGTGGACTACCTCGCGGTCGACGCCCCCGACGAGACGTTCGCCGAGCAGGTCGGACAGGGCCTCGCCGCGGGCGCAGAGGAGGCCGACATCGAACTCGTCGGCGGCGAAACCGCCGTCATGCCCGAGGTCATCAACGGCCTCGACCTCGCGGGCACCTGCGCGGGACTGGCGAAGAAAGACGCCATCTTCCCGGGCGAGGCCGAGGAAGGCGACGCGCTCGTCGGCTTCCCGTCGTCCGGCATCCACTCGAACGGTCTCACGCTCGCCCGCAAGGCCGCGACGGCCGACGGCGACTACGACGACGACTGGGACGGCGACGACTACGACACCGTCGGCGAGGCGCTCCTCGAACCGACGCGGCTCTACACCTACCTGCTCGACGACCTGCGCGCCGCCGAGACCAACGCCGCGGCCCACGTCACCGGCGGCGGGTGGACCAACCTCGAACGCATGGGCGAGTTCCGCTACGTCGTCGACGACGCGTTCGACCCGCAACCGGTGTTCGAGTTCGTCCAAGAACGCGGCGGCGTCTCCGACGAGGAGATGCACACGACGTTCAACATGGGCACCGGCTTCGTCGCCGCGGTTCCCGAGGAGAACGCCGAGGCGCTCGTCGAGGCGACCGACAGCCGCGTCATCGGGCGCGTCGAGGCGGGCGACGGCGTCTCGATTCGCGGCCTCGACCTCTGA
- a CDS encoding cytochrome P450 — protein sequence MTSPPPTPSGLPLVGHTVGFAADPFGFVADLLADHGVEDAVGLDVVGMDELYVLAHPDHFERAFVTDRDSIVKGGEFEAAFGDAIIAAEGDEWRRQRDELDPFFRWDRVDDYASVMRRQVERRLRTWPDAGTLSLESEMKAVTLDIIFATILGRELDRDGDERIRSAADGLNGRFAPASWVLPSWVPTPSRRRFDRADRVLREEVRELVETADDESLTRRLADALGTDADYPTTVESLENQLVGMIFAGHETTALALTYALYLLATHPETRERATAEVDRVVGDGPVTAEATRELPVLERVIKETIRLYPPVHTLPRETAKPFPTGDRVIPAGTDIHLSIIRIHRDERWYDDPLAFRPERWDDDTDRPAYAYLPFGAGPRSCLGRAFALTEAKIVLATVLRDFDLDWGGDGALAITPEMTTQPKGETPLVVRRQ from the coding sequence GTGACTTCACCGCCACCGACTCCGAGCGGCCTCCCGCTCGTGGGCCACACCGTCGGCTTCGCGGCCGACCCGTTCGGCTTCGTCGCCGACCTCCTCGCGGACCACGGCGTCGAGGACGCGGTCGGACTCGACGTGGTGGGGATGGACGAGCTGTACGTCCTCGCCCACCCCGACCATTTCGAGCGGGCGTTCGTGACCGACCGCGACTCAATCGTCAAGGGCGGCGAGTTCGAGGCCGCCTTCGGCGACGCCATCATCGCCGCCGAAGGCGACGAGTGGCGGCGACAGCGCGACGAGCTAGACCCCTTCTTCCGCTGGGACCGGGTCGACGACTACGCGTCCGTGATGCGCCGACAGGTCGAGCGCCGCCTGCGGACGTGGCCCGACGCGGGAACGCTGTCGCTCGAATCCGAGATGAAGGCGGTCACCTTGGACATCATCTTCGCCACCATCCTCGGTCGGGAACTCGACCGCGACGGCGACGAGCGGATTCGGTCGGCCGCCGACGGTCTCAACGGCCGCTTCGCGCCCGCGTCGTGGGTGCTGCCGTCGTGGGTGCCGACGCCGAGTCGACGCCGGTTCGACCGCGCCGACCGCGTCCTCCGCGAGGAGGTCCGAGAACTGGTCGAGACCGCCGACGACGAGAGCCTCACGCGCCGCCTCGCAGACGCGCTCGGAACCGACGCAGACTACCCGACGACCGTCGAGTCGCTGGAGAACCAGCTCGTGGGCATGATTTTCGCCGGCCACGAGACGACCGCGCTCGCGCTCACCTACGCGCTGTACCTGCTCGCGACCCACCCCGAGACCCGCGAGCGCGCCACCGCCGAGGTCGACCGCGTCGTCGGCGACGGCCCCGTGACCGCCGAGGCGACCCGGGAGCTTCCGGTGCTCGAACGCGTCATCAAGGAGACGATTCGGCTCTATCCGCCGGTCCACACGCTCCCGCGAGAGACGGCGAAACCGTTTCCGACCGGCGACCGGGTCATCCCGGCGGGCACGGACATCCACCTCTCGATCATCCGCATCCACCGCGACGAGCGGTGGTACGACGACCCGCTCGCGTTCCGGCCCGAGCGATGGGACGACGACACCGACCGACCCGCCTACGCCTATCTCCCCTTCGGGGCCGGACCGCGGAGCTGTCTCGGGCGAGCGTTCGCGCTCACGGAGGCGAAAATCGTGCTCGCGACCGTCCTCCGCGACTTCGACCTCGACTGGGGCGGCGACGGAGCGTTAGCAATCACGCCCGAAATGACGACCCAGCCGAAGGGAGAAACGCCGCTCGTCGTCCGGCGGCAGTGA
- a CDS encoding CBS domain-containing protein — protein MELPTPQDLRERRNSLELTQSKLADMAGVSQPLIARIEGGDVDPRLSTLRRIVEALDEAEGRIVRAEDIMNTTVRSVAPDNSVREARDIMLDAGFSQLPVIENGRPLGIISNADIRHVQEDDVTDRPVNEVMSEGVTTVEPETTLDEIGVYLDHNSAIIVVESGETVGIITEADIAAHI, from the coding sequence ATGGAACTCCCCACGCCGCAGGACCTCAGGGAACGGCGGAACTCCTTGGAGTTGACGCAGAGCAAACTCGCCGACATGGCCGGTGTCTCACAGCCGCTCATCGCCCGCATCGAAGGCGGCGACGTCGACCCGCGCCTCTCGACGCTCCGGCGCATCGTCGAGGCGCTGGACGAGGCCGAGGGTCGCATCGTGCGCGCGGAAGACATCATGAACACGACCGTCCGGAGCGTCGCCCCCGACAACTCCGTCCGCGAGGCGCGCGACATCATGCTCGACGCCGGCTTCTCGCAGTTGCCCGTCATCGAGAACGGCCGCCCGCTCGGCATCATCTCGAACGCCGACATCCGCCACGTCCAGGAGGACGACGTCACCGACCGCCCCGTCAACGAGGTCATGTCCGAGGGCGTCACGACCGTCGAACCCGAGACGACGCTGGACGAAATCGGCGTCTACCTCGACCACAACTCGGCCATCATCGTCGTCGAGAGCGGCGAGACGGTCGGTATCATCACCGAGGCCGACATCGCGGCCCACATCTGA
- a CDS encoding DUF555 domain-containing protein, with the protein MSNYLVAMEAAWLVRDVEDIDDAIGVAVSEAGKRLNQKDKEYVEVEVGATPCPACGEPFDSAFIAANTALVGLLLEIKIFNADGEKHASRIAKSEVGGALRDVPLDVIDIREFDSDEEQ; encoded by the coding sequence ATGAGCAACTATCTCGTCGCGATGGAGGCGGCCTGGTTGGTCCGGGACGTAGAAGACATCGACGACGCCATCGGCGTCGCGGTCAGCGAGGCCGGCAAGCGACTCAACCAGAAGGACAAGGAGTACGTCGAGGTCGAAGTCGGCGCGACGCCCTGTCCCGCCTGTGGCGAACCGTTCGACTCCGCGTTCATCGCGGCCAACACCGCGCTCGTCGGCCTGCTCCTCGAAATCAAGATTTTCAACGCGGACGGCGAGAAGCACGCCTCCCGCATCGCCAAAAGCGAGGTCGGCGGCGCGCTCCGCGACGTTCCTCTCGACGTCATCGACATCCGCGAGTTCGACTCCGACGAAGAGCAGTAA
- the psmB gene encoding proteasome endopeptidase complex subunit beta, whose translation MRTPTHDEFSGRLDSLNGDRSNVFGPELGEFSNADRRADELGDKETKTGTTTVGIKTEEGVVLATDMRASMGYMVSSKDVQKVEEIHPTGALTIAGSVSAAQSLISSLRAEVRLYEARRGEDMSMQALSTLVGNFLRSGGFYVVQPILGGVDETGPHIYSIDPAGSILEEEYTVTGSGSQYALGVLEQEFEDGLSIEEAKGVATKAIRSAVERDLASGNGINIAVVTEDGVDIQRHQNFEGLE comes from the coding sequence ATGCGTACCCCGACTCACGACGAGTTCTCCGGCCGTCTCGACTCGCTGAACGGCGACCGCTCGAACGTGTTCGGCCCCGAGCTCGGCGAGTTCTCGAACGCCGACCGCCGCGCCGACGAACTCGGTGACAAAGAGACGAAGACCGGAACGACCACCGTCGGTATCAAGACCGAAGAGGGCGTCGTCCTCGCGACCGATATGCGCGCGAGCATGGGCTACATGGTCTCCTCGAAGGACGTCCAGAAGGTCGAAGAGATTCACCCGACGGGCGCGCTGACCATCGCCGGCTCCGTCTCGGCCGCCCAGTCGCTCATCAGCTCCCTCCGCGCCGAGGTCCGCCTGTACGAGGCCCGCCGCGGCGAGGACATGAGCATGCAGGCGCTGTCGACGCTCGTCGGCAACTTCCTCCGCTCGGGCGGGTTCTACGTCGTCCAGCCCATCCTCGGCGGCGTCGACGAGACCGGCCCGCACATTTACAGCATCGACCCCGCCGGCTCCATCCTCGAAGAGGAGTACACCGTCACCGGCTCCGGCAGCCAGTACGCCCTCGGTGTGCTCGAACAGGAGTTCGAAGACGGCCTCAGCATCGAGGAGGCGAAGGGAGTCGCCACGAAGGCCATCCGCTCGGCGGTCGAGCGCGACCTCGCCTCGGGTAACGGCATCAACATCGCCGTCGTCACCGAGGATGGCGTCGACATCCAGCGCCACCAGAACTTCGAAGGCCTCGAATAA